A single window of Nicotiana sylvestris chromosome 5, ASM39365v2, whole genome shotgun sequence DNA harbors:
- the LOC138869433 gene encoding uncharacterized protein: protein MDRAKVDVIAKLPPPTSVKAIRGFLGHDGFYRRFIRDFSKIANPLCMPRIGVWRAFWRSQDSHKVLEAGFFWPIVFKDAHQWVKGCNECQQTGNISRLHEMPMNPIQEVEVFGVWGIDFMGPFVSSFGNKCILVAVDYVSKWVEAAALPTNDARVMLNLDIEVAGTTRITELHELDEFRYLDFDSTRLYKERMKRLHDQNIVERHFNPGDKVLLYNSRLRLFPGKLKSRWSGPFRVVEVFPSGVVEIASEKDSHTFRVNGQRLKLYVA, encoded by the exons ATGGATCGCGCTAAAGTTGACGTGATAGCAAAGCTTCCACCTCCAacttcagtcaaggcaatcaggGGCTTCCTCGGGCATGacggtttctaccggagattcataagagacttctcaaaaattgccaaccctctct gcatgCCACGGATCGGCGTATGGAgggcattttggaggagtcaggacAGCCACAAAGTGCTAGAGGCCGGTTTCTTTTGGCCAATAGTGTTTAAAGATGCAcatcaatgggtgaagggctgcaatgaatgtcagcaaaccgggaacatttcccgtctccatgagatgcccatgaacccgattcaagaggtggaagtgtttggtgtctgggggattgacttcatgggacccttCGTCAGCTCTTTTGGCAATAAGTGCATACTTGTTGCTgtagattacgtgtccaaatgggtagaagctgcagcattgcccactaatgatgcaagagtgaTG CTGAACCTGGACATTGAGGTTGCGGGCACAACGAGAATCACTGAATTGCATGAGCTTGACGAGTTCCGATATCTGGATTTTGAtagcacaaggttgtacaaggaaagaatgaagaggttgcacgaccagaacattgttgagcgacATTTCAACCCCGGGGACAAGGTATTGCTCTATAACTCAAGACTAAGGTTATtcccgggtaagctcaagtcacgatggtctggtccATTTCGAGTGGTTGAAGTATTCCCTTCAGGGGTTGTAGAGATTGCCTCAGAGAAAGACTCTCATacgtttagagtcaatgggcagagattgaaGCTATATGTGGCATGA